A region from the Triticum urartu cultivar G1812 chromosome 1, Tu2.1, whole genome shotgun sequence genome encodes:
- the LOC125506946 gene encoding acyl-carrier-protein phosphodiesterase PptH-like → MTSINYPGCRCHVGGAPPTNPGLASPPLYITGPQAVEPGIPSPDRNHRTATPPPPTPSPERKGRQGENGIFCRKRGERQSERESFFLPPDMTPHLPVSPHPAHHLLDALPPSPHHRRLRRRRRFCPPRPRASSSPSSLRCRAAAAAAPQPAAAAAATTRVFVVSDLHTDYPENMEWVRRLAVRAGPPGAGEGFDALVVAGDVAETRDNFARTMEALRARFDAVFYVPGNHDLWLRREGGRYVDSMEKLTALLDACSELGVDTGPRTIGDLGIIPLFSWYHKSFDKEKDVNSVRVPSLEMACKDFHACQWPSDLGSDDEALALYFDKLNDKNNDAIEEVKKKSKQILTFSHFVPRQELCPEKRMLYYPNLPKVIGSDYLERRLRAIHNNAKDGAACHVFGHTHFCWDSVVDGIRYVQAPLAYPRERKRRINGGQGWLPFCVYRDGFNPEIYPAIWSDYYNKNRREPENTQLAPWVAKYFSKYYGPPVFAKQTESG, encoded by the exons ATGACCAGCATAAACTATCCCGGATGCCGCTGCCACGTCGGCGGCGCACCACCCACCAACCCGggcctcgcctcgccgccgctGTATATAACGGGCCCACAGGCCGTGGAGCCGGGTATCCCGTCGCCGGATCGGAATCACCGAACTGCCACCCCACCGCCACCCACCCCGTCCCCGGAGCGAAAAGGCAGGCAGGGGGAAAACGGGATTTTTTGCCGCAAGCGAGGCGAGCGCCAGAGCGAGCGAGAGAGCTTTTTCCTCCCCCCCGACATGACACCGCATCTGCCCGTGTCGCCCCACCCCGCCCACCACCTGCTCGACGCGCTGCCCCCGTCGCCGCACCACCGCCGCCTCCGCAGGCGCCGCCGCTTCTGCCCGCCGCGCCCCAGGGCATcatcctccccctcctccctccgctgccgcgccgccgccgccgccgcgccgcagccggcggcggcggcggcggcgacgacgagggTGTTCGTCGTGTCGGACCTGCACACCGACTACCCGGAGAACATGGAGTGGGTGCGCCGGCTCGCGGTGCGGGCGGGGCCGCCGGGCGCCGGGGAGGGCTTCGACGCGCTCGTCGTCGCCGGGGACGTGGCGGAGACCAGGGACAACTTCGCGCGCACCATGGAGGCCCTCAGGGCGCGCTTCGACGCCGTCTTCTACGTGCCCGGCAACCACGACCTCTGGCTGCGCCGCGAGGGTGGCCGCTAC GTGGATTCGATGGAGAAACTGACTGCATTGCTTGATGCGTGTAGTGAGCTGGGTGTGGATACAGGCCCTAGAACGATAGGTGACTTAGGGATCATACCATTGTTTTCATGGTATCACAAG AGCTTTGACAAGGAAAAGGATGTTAACAGTGTGCGTGTTCCTTCGTTGGAGATG GCTTGTAAAGACTTTCATGCTTGCCAATGGCCTTCGGACTTGGGAAGTGATGATGAGGCTCTTGCTCTTTACTTTGACAAGTTGAACGACAAGAACAATGATGCTATTGAAGAAGTAAAAAAGAAGAGCAAACAGATACTTACATTTTCACACTTTGTACCAAG GCAAGAGTTATGTCCAGAGAAGCGAATGCTTTACTATCCAAACCTTCCGAAGGTCATCGGCTCTGATTATTTGGAAAGAAGGCTGAGAGCTATACACAACAACGCTAAAGATGGAGCAGCCTGCCATGTATTCGGGCATACACATTTCTGTTGGGATTCTGTGGTTGATGGTATCAG GTATGTACAGGCGCCTCTAGCATACCCTCGGGAAAGAAAGCGAAGGATAAACGGAGGCCAAGGATGGTTGCCTTTTTGTGTATATCGTGATGGCTTCAACCCTGAAATATACCCGGCTATATGGTCCGACTATTACAACAAGAACAGAAGGGAGCCCGAGAACACCCAGCTTGCACCGTGGGTTgccaaatatttttcaaagtaCTACGGACCCCCTGTTTTTGCCAAACAAACTGAATCCGGTTGA